One part of the Actinomyces howellii genome encodes these proteins:
- a CDS encoding Cof-type HAD-IIB family hydrolase, producing MSTTTRPRLVLVDVDGTLVTYANELPESAVAAVRAARRLGHRVYPATGRSKAEMPGWITDIGFDGVVCANGAYVEHEGTVVMHQCLSRQDCAALVGWLRARDLPFYLEANSGLYPSPGFRQAALPAIRAYLAGGDGALPQPDLGPQDVDEVLHGLIDTDELVREDVNKISYVLSGPEDLDAARTTFSHLRHGSWGGRGHDALFGDVGVTEVSKEHALTVLADHLGVRLEDTICLGDASVDIGMLRLGGVGVAMGNASPEAKAAADLVTAAVEDDGLARAFELLGLLDEPGGT from the coding sequence GTGAGCACGACGACACGTCCTCGCCTCGTCCTGGTCGACGTCGACGGGACCCTGGTCACCTACGCCAACGAGCTGCCCGAGTCCGCCGTGGCCGCGGTCCGCGCCGCGCGCCGCCTGGGCCACCGGGTCTACCCGGCCACCGGACGCTCGAAGGCCGAGATGCCGGGGTGGATCACCGACATCGGCTTCGACGGCGTGGTGTGCGCCAACGGCGCCTACGTCGAGCACGAGGGCACGGTCGTCATGCACCAGTGCCTGAGCCGGCAGGACTGCGCCGCGCTCGTGGGCTGGCTGAGGGCACGGGACCTGCCCTTCTACCTCGAGGCCAACTCCGGGCTCTACCCCTCCCCCGGGTTCCGCCAGGCGGCCCTGCCCGCGATCCGGGCGTACCTCGCCGGAGGCGACGGCGCCCTCCCCCAGCCCGACCTCGGACCCCAGGACGTCGACGAAGTCCTCCACGGCCTCATCGACACCGACGAGCTCGTGCGCGAGGACGTCAACAAGATCAGCTACGTGCTCTCGGGCCCTGAGGACCTCGATGCCGCCCGGACGACCTTCTCGCACCTCAGGCACGGGTCGTGGGGCGGGCGCGGGCACGATGCCCTCTTCGGCGACGTCGGCGTGACAGAGGTGTCGAAGGAGCACGCGCTCACCGTGCTCGCCGACCACCTCGGGGTCCGGTTGGAGGACACGATCTGCCTGGGGGACGCGTCGGTGGACATCGGCATGCTGCGCCTCGGCGGTGTCGGGGTGGCCATGGGCAACGCCTCCCCCGAGGCCAAGGCGGCGGCGGACCTCGTGACCGCTGCGGTCGAGGACGACGGCCTGGCACGGGCCTTCGAGCTCCTCGGGCTGCTGGACGAGCCCGGGGGGACGTGA
- a CDS encoding UTP--glucose-1-phosphate uridylyltransferase, with amino-acid sequence MSDNGLSAARDKMERAGVAPEAIEVFTHYYRSLEDGATGLIPEETIEPLTDIPSIEDVEVDEDQAREALARTVLIKLNGGLGTSMGMDRAKSLLPVRDGRSFLDLLVEQVRAARSTYGVSLPLVFMNSFRTRHDTLEALAAHPDIAVDGLPLDFLQNREPKLRADDLTPVTWEADPELEWCPPGHGDIYTALVASGVLDALIERGYRYAMTSNSDNLGAAPSARIAGWFAASGAPYAPEMCRRTPADVKGGHLAVRKADGRIILRDTAQTPEDQMHYFTDQFRHPYFHTNNLWFDLVVLRRTLAERRGILGLPLIRNLKTVDPADRGSTPVIQMETAMGAAVEAFEGATAIEVPRSRFLPVKTTNDLLLVRSDVYEVGEDGLLTMVGDEACTVDLDRRYYATVKDFEERFAQGVPSIRDASTLTVRGDWSFGADVVATGDAVVGPDGAPGRVPDGARI; translated from the coding sequence ATGAGCGACAACGGATTGAGCGCAGCCCGGGACAAGATGGAGCGGGCGGGCGTCGCCCCCGAGGCCATCGAGGTCTTCACCCACTACTACAGGTCCCTCGAGGACGGTGCGACCGGGCTCATCCCGGAGGAGACGATCGAGCCTCTCACCGACATCCCGTCCATCGAGGACGTCGAGGTCGACGAGGACCAGGCCCGTGAGGCACTGGCCAGGACCGTGCTCATCAAGCTCAACGGCGGGCTGGGGACCTCGATGGGCATGGACCGGGCGAAGTCCCTCCTGCCGGTGCGCGACGGTCGGAGCTTCCTGGACCTGCTCGTCGAGCAGGTCCGCGCAGCGCGGTCGACCTACGGGGTGAGCCTGCCGCTGGTGTTCATGAACTCCTTCCGCACGCGTCACGACACCCTTGAGGCGCTGGCCGCCCACCCCGACATCGCCGTCGACGGACTGCCCCTGGACTTCCTCCAGAACCGGGAGCCCAAGCTCCGTGCCGACGACCTCACGCCGGTGACCTGGGAGGCGGACCCCGAGCTCGAGTGGTGCCCCCCGGGTCACGGGGACATCTACACGGCCCTCGTGGCCTCCGGTGTCCTCGACGCGCTCATCGAGCGCGGGTACCGCTACGCCATGACCTCGAACTCCGACAACCTCGGCGCTGCGCCCTCGGCGCGGATCGCCGGCTGGTTCGCCGCCTCGGGTGCCCCCTACGCCCCGGAGATGTGCCGGCGGACCCCCGCCGACGTCAAGGGCGGTCACCTGGCCGTGCGCAAGGCCGACGGCAGGATCATCCTGCGGGACACCGCGCAGACGCCTGAGGACCAGATGCACTACTTCACCGACCAGTTCCGCCACCCCTACTTCCACACGAACAACCTCTGGTTCGATCTCGTGGTCCTGCGCCGGACCCTGGCCGAGCGCCGAGGCATCCTCGGGCTGCCCCTCATCAGGAACCTCAAGACCGTCGACCCCGCGGACCGCGGCTCGACCCCCGTCATCCAGATGGAGACGGCGATGGGCGCCGCCGTCGAGGCCTTCGAGGGAGCCACGGCCATCGAGGTCCCGCGCAGCCGCTTCCTGCCGGTCAAGACGACCAACGACCTGCTCCTCGTGCGCTCCGACGTGTACGAGGTCGGCGAGGACGGGCTGCTCACGATGGTGGGGGACGAGGCGTGCACCGTCGACCTCGACCGGCGCTACTACGCGACCGTCAAGGACTTCGAGGAGCGCTTCGCCCAGGGGGTTCCATCGATCCGGGACGCGAGCACCCTGACCGTTCGCGGGGACTGGAGCTTCGGTGCTGACGTCGTGGCCACCGGCGACGCGGTCGTGGGGCCTGACGGCGCTCCGGGTCGCGTGCCCGACGGGGCCCGGATCTGA
- a CDS encoding DUF2339 domain-containing protein: protein MDGGLGRFLLSGAAALLVVLAGVSLIALVWDSIPDVVKIGTLGVIALLLVAGGAWLPRSRPSQRIAAATLTGTGGTLGYVAIIGAVLLDGLLPVAPAFVLMAVWAAALLVLSRVTEQFFTAIISTIGALVTVGFAAWQAQDPAQAPSTWSLTCAYAAALAAIAAALSRPSKAVPLAPWYPVTSMVVTGMTVLASPVDALAESSIYLAAGLVLGLDLLLVIQLLHSSRGLWAAGFRSWAGGDWAAVCTVLVMTMLLLIDIAERGEGASVPVAAAGYLALSAVAPITFLVSPGPRGWRRRTAPIALGAAAVLGLIAVFVELGLFTVFVIVLALAAVPAVLEGHLVVIPMTTVAGTAALVTAAGDTAQVLGGLVGLAVLIAAVVGLESVVPPSCRTGNGDVLRVSAWLVAADLVVVPPLLLSVLVPPSNSVALHATATGTLVLVVLLLGVLDPNLTPRRFLSGQVAWRLPAPSPERPDTELTRATLGWALAGVTSLYLMASAEITSSLPWTALLTVIALALGVLASRFLVPWVRQPQEAIMIAGLMSVLTWWSVIALSGQDLGSVLMTVLVLGTGALCIVIGFRLRAITLRHYGLTLVMIAVLKLAVLDISSQNSITRVLALAVAGIVCFLLSLAYNKAAADSTTPKAQAGHAPLSGGARADGGAAVPATHPGHGVPASPDGVEEAPAADGHVAPSETPSTPQTGASRFAPPSDPG from the coding sequence GTGGACGGCGGCCTCGGACGGTTCCTCCTGTCGGGGGCGGCCGCGCTCCTCGTCGTCCTCGCCGGGGTCAGCCTCATCGCCCTCGTCTGGGACTCGATCCCCGACGTCGTCAAGATCGGCACGCTGGGCGTGATCGCGCTGCTCCTCGTCGCAGGGGGCGCCTGGCTCCCCAGGTCTCGGCCCTCCCAGCGCATCGCGGCGGCGACACTGACCGGCACCGGCGGCACCCTGGGCTACGTGGCCATCATCGGCGCCGTGCTGCTCGACGGCCTCCTGCCGGTCGCACCGGCATTCGTCCTCATGGCGGTCTGGGCGGCCGCCCTCCTGGTCCTGTCACGGGTCACTGAGCAGTTCTTCACCGCGATCATCTCCACCATCGGGGCGCTGGTCACAGTCGGCTTCGCCGCGTGGCAGGCCCAGGACCCTGCGCAGGCCCCGAGCACCTGGTCGCTCACCTGCGCCTACGCGGCCGCCCTGGCCGCCATCGCCGCGGCCCTGAGCCGTCCGAGCAAGGCGGTGCCCCTGGCGCCGTGGTACCCGGTCACCTCGATGGTCGTCACGGGCATGACCGTCCTCGCCTCGCCGGTCGACGCGCTGGCCGAGAGCTCGATCTACCTGGCTGCTGGCCTCGTGCTCGGTCTCGACCTGCTTCTGGTCATCCAGCTGCTCCACTCCAGCCGGGGCCTGTGGGCGGCAGGGTTCCGGTCGTGGGCCGGAGGGGACTGGGCGGCCGTCTGCACCGTCCTCGTTATGACGATGCTCCTCCTTATCGACATCGCCGAGCGTGGCGAAGGCGCGTCCGTCCCCGTAGCCGCCGCAGGGTACCTGGCCCTGAGCGCGGTCGCGCCGATCACCTTCCTGGTCTCCCCCGGGCCACGCGGGTGGCGCCGTCGCACCGCCCCCATAGCTCTTGGCGCAGCCGCTGTCCTGGGCCTCATCGCCGTTTTCGTCGAGCTCGGCCTGTTCACGGTGTTCGTCATCGTCCTTGCGCTGGCTGCGGTTCCCGCGGTCCTCGAGGGGCACCTCGTGGTGATCCCGATGACGACCGTGGCCGGGACGGCCGCCCTCGTGACCGCGGCGGGCGACACGGCGCAGGTCCTCGGCGGCCTCGTCGGCCTGGCGGTCCTCATCGCGGCGGTCGTCGGCCTCGAGTCGGTTGTCCCCCCCTCGTGCCGCACGGGCAACGGCGACGTCCTGCGCGTGTCCGCCTGGCTGGTCGCCGCCGACCTCGTCGTCGTCCCACCGCTGCTCCTGAGCGTCCTGGTCCCACCGAGCAACAGCGTGGCGCTGCACGCGACGGCCACAGGGACCCTCGTCCTGGTCGTGCTCCTCCTCGGGGTGCTCGACCCGAACCTGACACCCCGTCGCTTCCTGAGCGGTCAGGTCGCCTGGCGCCTGCCCGCCCCGAGCCCCGAGCGCCCCGACACGGAGCTGACGAGGGCCACCCTGGGGTGGGCGCTGGCCGGCGTGACCTCCCTGTACCTCATGGCCAGCGCTGAGATCACGTCGTCCCTCCCCTGGACTGCCCTGCTGACCGTCATCGCACTGGCCCTGGGCGTCCTGGCCTCCAGGTTCCTCGTCCCCTGGGTCCGCCAGCCCCAGGAGGCGATCATGATCGCGGGCCTCATGAGCGTTCTCACCTGGTGGTCAGTCATCGCCCTGTCCGGCCAGGACCTCGGATCGGTCCTCATGACGGTGCTCGTGCTGGGCACCGGGGCGCTGTGCATCGTCATCGGCTTCCGGCTCCGGGCCATCACCCTGCGTCACTACGGGCTCACGCTCGTCATGATCGCGGTCCTCAAGCTCGCGGTGCTCGACATCAGCTCCCAGAACTCGATCACCCGCGTCCTGGCCCTGGCGGTCGCCGGCATCGTGTGCTTCCTGCTGTCACTGGCCTACAACAAGGCCGCGGCCGACTCCACCACCCCGAAGGCGCAGGCCGGGCACGCTCCGCTCAGCGGTGGTGCGAGGGCGGACGGAGGCGCAGCGGTGCCAGCCACCCACCCGGGACACGGCGTGCCGGCGAGCCCCGACGGCGTTGAGGAGGCACCGGCCGCCGACGGCCACGTCGCCCCGAGCGAGACTCCCAGCACCCCGCAGACCGGGGCCTCGCGCTTCGCCCCGCCTTCGGATCCCGGCTGA